The following is a genomic window from Mycolicibacterium sp. TY81.
AGTGTTGAGCAGCAACACATCTGCGCCGATGCGGTTGGCCGCGATCAGGGAGTCGACGAAGCCGCGGTGGTTGCGTGCCATGATGCCCACGACCTTGGCCGAGGGCAGCGTCTGCAGGGCGGCGGCGAAGGCGTCGCCGCGCTTGTCGAGCTCACTGAAGGTCAGCGTGCCCAGCTCGTCGATGAGGCCGGGGCGGTTCCCGCAGCGTTGCGCGGAACTCGCGAAACCCGAAGTGACGCTCATGTTTTCGCGCGCCATGGCACCGGCGATCCGCACGTACTTGTCCGGGCGGAGCGGGGCGATGACACCGGCCCGCACCATGGTGTTGACCAGGCCCGCTGTCGCGGTCAGCTTGTCGGTGATTCCCACGGCAGGTCAGCCTATTACCGGGAAGCGGCGCTCTTCGGCGAGTTCGTCGAGAGCGTCCTGCATGACCTTGCGGACGTGCGCGTCGACGGCATCGACGTCGGGCTCATCGCCGGAGGCGAAGGCGATCGCCGTGGGATCGACGGGCGGCAGCACCTGCATGACGATCTTCGACGGAAGCGGCAGGTTCAGCGGCAGCACGGCGGACAGCCCGAACGGCAGCCCGATGGACAGCGGCACCACCTTGGCGCGCGCGGCGCGGGCGATGGGACCGAGCGCCTTGGCGATCTTCTCGCCGCGGGTCAGGAACAGCTGGGTCTCCTGGCCGCCGATGCCGACCATCGGCACGATCGGGACGCCGGCGTTGATCGCGGCCTTCACGTAACCCTTGCGGCCGTCGAAGTCGATCTTGTTGGCGTCGGTCGACGGCCGGTAGACGTCGTAGTCCCCGCCGGGGAACACCACGACGAGGCCGCCGGAGCGCAGTGCCTCGTCGGCGTTCTCGTGGCTCGCCAGGATGTAGCCGGTCTTCTTGAAGAAGTCCGCGGTCGGGCCGACCATCAGCATGGCGTGGCTGAGGGTGTAGACGGGGCGGTCGTAGCCGTATTTCTCGTAGAAGTGCGACGAGAAGATCGGCACGTCCATGGGCAGCATGCCGCCCGAGTGGTTGCTCACCACGAGTGCGCCGCCGAGGGGAATGTTCTCCAATCCGCGGACCTCGGACCGGTGATAGACCTTCAGCAGCGGTCGGAGAATCCCCATGACCTTCTCGGTCAGCTCCGGGTCGAATTTGGTGATTTCGGGCAGCTTGGCCACGGTTTCTCCTCTGACTGCGGCAAAAACTAGAACATGTTCTAATTTTCGATTATTCACTGGTTGACCGCCGGACGCCAATCCCCTGTGGCTAGCATCACCGTCGTGACCGAAGAAGCCACCAGCGAAGATGCTGTCCTCGTCGAACAGCGCGACCGCATACTGATCATCACCATCAATCGGCCCCAGGCCAAGAACGCTGTCAACTCAGCGGTCAGCAAGGGCTTGGCGGCCGCCGCGGACCGCCTCGACGAAGACCCGGGACTGTCCGTCGCGGTGCTGACGGGAGCCGGCGGCTCGTTCTGTGCGGGCATGGATCTGAAGGCCTTCGCCAAAGGCGAGAACATCCTCTCGGATCGCGGCCTCGGCTTCACCCAGCGTCCGCCGGCCAAGCCGCTGATCGCTGCTGTCGAGGGCTACGCCCTGGCGGGTGGCACCGAGCTGGCGCTGTCGGCCGACCTGATCGTCGCGTCCAACGCGGCGGCCTTCGGCATCCCCGAGGTCAAGCGCGGCCTGGTCGCCGGCGCCGGCGGGTTGCTGCGGCTGCCGCAGCGCATCCCGTACGCCATCGCCATGGAACTCGCCCTCACCGGTGACAACCTGACCGCGACGCGGGCGCACGAACTGGGCCTGGTCAACGAGCTGACCGAGCCCGGTGGCGCACTCGATGCCGCGCTCGCGCTGGCCGAGCGGATCACCGCGAACGGGCCGCTCGCGGTCGCCGCGACCAAGCGCATCATCGTCGAGTCGTCCGACTGGTCCGACGCCGAGAAGTGGGAGAAGCAGGGCGCCATTCTGGGGCCGGTCTTCATGTCGAAGGATGCGCGCGAGGGCGCGGTGGCCTTCGCCGAAAAGCGCGCGCCGCAGTGGACCGGTAGCTGAGGCTGCCGACCATCGGCTCAGCCGATGCTGCTACCTCGGTTTCTTTTCCGGCTGCTGCACGGGGCACTGCTGCTCAACCCAGTTGTTGAGCGTGCGGCTGAACTGGCTGCGGTCGGGATCGCTGCTGTGCAGGCCGTTGGTCTTGACGAAATGCGTCACGGCGGCCTGCACATCGGCCGGCGGGTGGAAACCGTTGATGGTGTCCCCGGCTGCCTTCGAGTCCTCGGGGGACGCGCCGGACATCAGGTTCACCACCGCGCCGGTGAGTTGCAGGCACGTCCCGCCGTCGAGCTGACGGCTGGTGGGTGACGGCGGCGCTTCCGCCGCGGGCGTGCTCGGGGCGGCCGAGGAACTCTGCGCCGGAGCGCTCGATGCCGAGGTGGTCGGCTGCGCCGGCTGCTTGTCACCCGAACATCCGGCCAGCAGCAGAGCGGCTGCCAGCACGGCGGTCTGACCGCCGATGAGTCGCCGCGACGTCATGTTCTCCCGGTAGCGCATGTGTTTGTTCTACCGGGAGACGGCTGTCGTCGGCCAGTGGGGTCAGACCGAGGCGACGAAGTCGCTGCTGTAGAACTCGGCCGGGCTCTGCGAATGCGGCTGGGGCAGATCGACCGCGACCCAGACGCCGGTGGTGCCGGGGGCGACGGGCAGCTGGACGGTGGCGCTGCCGTTGCCCCAGCCGTCGGTGCTCAGCGGGGCGGTGCCGATGCTCGGGTCGCCCGGCAGGCAGCCGAGGGTGGCATGCGGTGCCGGGATCACGCGGACCGTGTACTGCGCGTTGCGCGCGCCGTCGAGCATCTCGACGTGGGCGGTGGCGGTGCGCCCGTCGGAGGTGATCTCCGCCGTCGGGACGGCCGGGAAGCGGAACTTCATGTAGTTGATCGGCTGCCGATCGCAGGTGTAGGCCCGCGACATCAGGGTCTGACGGGCCGTGCCCGCGGCCTGGGCGGGCGCCGCGACGAGGGTCGCGGCGGGCAGGGCGGCACAGACGGCCAACGCGGCGAAAGCGCCACTCTTCTTGGACATGTGTCGAGTTTTTACCGAGACCGCCGGTAACGCAGTGGTGGCCGTCACAAGCGGACGGAACGCACTTTCCGCGCGGATGTTGACTTAGATCACAACGGGTTTCCGGTGCGGCCCACCGTCACATCCCAGGCGTCCGTCGTCGCCGTGCGGTCGGCCAGTCGCCGGGCGTGCCGGCCGGTGCTACCGAACTCATCGGCCCAACTGCGTGCGCGCAGGGTGGCGCGCCACAGCGGATGTTCCGCCGTGGTGCCGATGGCGCCGTGCAGCTGATGGGCGATGGTCGTCACCGGAGCGACGGCCCGGCCGACGGCCACCTTGGCCACCGTGGTGGCGTAGGCGGTGCGGTCGTCGCCGAAGCCGTACCGAGCGGCGGCGGTGATCGCCAGAATGGTTGCCGCTCTGGCACGCTCGATCTCCCCGAGCATCGTGGCCAGCGAGTGTTGCACGGCCTGGAACGCCGCGAGCGGGCGGCCGAACTGTATGCGCGTCTCGGTGTGCGCGACGGTCAGTTGTGCGGCCGCATCGAAGGCGCCGACAATCTGCACGCAGCGGCACCAGGCGCCGCGGATGGTCAGTTCGTCGGCGACCGCGAGCGGCAGCTGAACGACATCGGCTGCCGCGGTGTCGAATTCGACGATGGCGCGGGGCTCGCCGGCGAGATTGTGTCCGTCTTCGACGAGTGTCGGTGCGTCGCGCAGTGCGACGTACAGGGCGTCGGCACCTCGAGTGGCCACAACAATGGGCCCGCATTGTGGCCAGGTGGCGACGCCGTCCACCGCGAGTGTGAGCGGCCCCGATTCCGGTATCGGCAGGCCGGCTTCGGCGGCCAACCATGTTGCCAGCACATCGGTTTCGGCGATCGGTACCGCGGCCCCGTGGCGGGCCAGAGCGCCCAGCACGACGGCCGTGGCGGCGGGCCCGGCGTCGGGCTCACTGCTCAGCCGGGTCAGCCCTGAACCCTCGGCGGTGCGCCACAACGCGTCGTCGAACGTCAGCGGCAATGTCCGCGCGGGCGCGGCCGTCTGGCCGATCTGCTCGGCCAGTTCGCGCAATTCCGCATACTCGTCCGAAGGCTGTTCGGCAGCAGCCTGTTTGGTCCAGTTCTTGGCGACGATGCCGCGCAGGACCTCATTCGTGCCGCCGCGCAGCGTGAACAGCGGGGCGTGCACGCGGGCGGTGTCCAGCATCGTCTGCAGCCGCCGGCGGTCGGGGCCGTCGTACCGGTCCAGCAGCTCCGCGGCGATCTCGACGGAATCCTGTTCGAAGCGGGTG
Proteins encoded in this region:
- a CDS encoding lysophospholipid acyltransferase family protein, giving the protein MGILRPLLKVYHRSEVRGLENIPLGGALVVSNHSGGMLPMDVPIFSSHFYEKYGYDRPVYTLSHAMLMVGPTADFFKKTGYILASHENADEALRSGGLVVVFPGGDYDVYRPSTDANKIDFDGRKGYVKAAINAGVPIVPMVGIGGQETQLFLTRGEKIAKALGPIARAARAKVVPLSIGLPFGLSAVLPLNLPLPSKIVMQVLPPVDPTAIAFASGDEPDVDAVDAHVRKVMQDALDELAEERRFPVIG
- a CDS encoding crotonase/enoyl-CoA hydratase family protein, which encodes MTVVTEEATSEDAVLVEQRDRILIITINRPQAKNAVNSAVSKGLAAAADRLDEDPGLSVAVLTGAGGSFCAGMDLKAFAKGENILSDRGLGFTQRPPAKPLIAAVEGYALAGGTELALSADLIVASNAAAFGIPEVKRGLVAGAGGLLRLPQRIPYAIAMELALTGDNLTATRAHELGLVNELTEPGGALDAALALAERITANGPLAVAATKRIIVESSDWSDAEKWEKQGAILGPVFMSKDAREGAVAFAEKRAPQWTGS
- a CDS encoding acyl-CoA dehydrogenase family protein translates to MLGALARHGAAVPIAETDVLATWLAAEAGLPIPESGPLTLAVDGVATWPQCGPIVVATRGADALYVALRDAPTLVEDGHNLAGEPRAIVEFDTAAADVVQLPLAVADELTIRGAWCRCVQIVGAFDAAAQLTVAHTETRIQFGRPLAAFQAVQHSLATMLGEIERARAATILAITAAARYGFGDDRTAYATTVAKVAVGRAVAPVTTIAHQLHGAIGTTAEHPLWRATLRARSWADEFGSTGRHARRLADRTATTDAWDVTVGRTGNPL